The bacterium genome has a segment encoding these proteins:
- a CDS encoding LLM class F420-dependent oxidoreductase: MATAQDIVDVARAAESAGLDSVWVGDHIAFPVEFTSQNPTMADGKYPYPTDNPRMESLTTLAFVAGATSTIKLMVNACVLPQRNPVIVGKAVATLDFLSGGRVIFGATLGWLREEFDALGADYSRRRQRLEEGIEILRALWEQDQPSFEGATHSFLPLNMQPKPVQSPLPIYLGGHSRPALRRAAAVGDGWLAARMTPQDLREHVDFLREERKSSPRVDNPFTVATNCPAAVGAGRPGVLDLTDGDATRSTLSALGEAGADVVNVVVVSYDPVETREAAEALGKHCGLTS; this comes from the coding sequence TTGGCCACAGCCCAGGACATTGTGGATGTGGCTCGAGCCGCCGAGTCAGCCGGATTGGACTCAGTGTGGGTGGGTGACCACATTGCCTTTCCAGTGGAGTTCACGTCGCAGAACCCGACCATGGCCGACGGGAAGTATCCGTATCCCACCGACAATCCCCGAATGGAGTCACTCACCACCTTGGCCTTCGTTGCCGGGGCGACGTCCACCATCAAACTGATGGTCAACGCCTGCGTGCTTCCCCAGCGCAACCCGGTGATCGTCGGCAAAGCGGTGGCCACGCTCGACTTCCTGTCGGGGGGAAGGGTGATCTTCGGAGCAACCCTCGGATGGCTTCGCGAGGAGTTCGACGCCCTGGGTGCCGACTACTCCCGTCGTCGGCAACGGCTAGAGGAAGGAATCGAGATTTTGCGCGCGCTGTGGGAGCAAGACCAGCCCTCATTTGAGGGCGCGACCCACTCGTTCTTGCCCCTCAACATGCAGCCCAAGCCGGTTCAGTCGCCGCTGCCGATCTACCTGGGCGGCCATTCCCGCCCCGCACTCCGCCGGGCCGCCGCAGTGGGAGACGGCTGGTTGGCCGCTCGAATGACCCCGCAAGACCTGCGGGAACATGTGGACTTCTTACGGGAGGAGCGCAAGAGTTCGCCTAGGGTAGATAATCCGTTCACCGTGGCCACCAACTGTCCAGCGGCAGTCGGTGCCGGTAGACCGGGCGTGCTGGACCTCACCGATGGGGACGCCACACGGAGCACGCTGTCGGCCCTGGGAGAAGCCGGGGCCGATGTGGTCAATGTGGTGGTTGTCTCCTATGACCCCGTCGAAACCCGAGAGGCGGCCGAAGCTCTGGGCAAACACTGCGGGCTGACTTCCTGA
- the gap gene encoding type I glyceraldehyde-3-phosphate dehydrogenase, which yields MSIRVGINGFGRIGRNFFRAARQAGADLEFVAVNDLGSLETMAHLLQYDSVMGRFADPVAVVDGGLDIGGRVLQVLSERNPADLPWKDLGVDVVVESTGFFTARDKAAAHLDAGAPRVIVSAPASGADATFVVGVNDSDFDPDNHLVVSNASCTTNCFVPMVKVLDDAFGVERGLMTTVHAYTGDQALVDGPHSDLRRARAAAANIVPTSTGAARATGLVLQAMNGLLDGIALRVPIPNGSLTDFTAMVQGEPSADDVNAAFSAAAADGPLSGVLDYSEAPLVSSDIVGSPASCTLDSGLTMALGNLVKVSGWYDNEWGYSNRLVDLVSIVGAAGG from the coding sequence ATGAGCATTCGCGTGGGCATCAACGGCTTCGGCCGCATCGGACGGAACTTCTTTCGAGCGGCAAGACAGGCTGGCGCCGATCTGGAATTCGTGGCCGTCAACGACTTGGGCAGCCTGGAGACCATGGCCCATCTGTTGCAGTATGACTCAGTGATGGGCCGATTCGCCGACCCGGTTGCGGTGGTCGACGGCGGGCTCGACATCGGCGGCAGGGTCCTGCAAGTGCTGTCAGAGCGCAACCCAGCAGATTTGCCCTGGAAGGACTTGGGTGTGGACGTCGTGGTGGAGTCCACCGGGTTTTTCACCGCTCGCGATAAGGCTGCCGCCCATCTGGATGCCGGTGCCCCGAGGGTGATCGTGTCGGCCCCGGCGTCGGGGGCCGATGCCACCTTCGTGGTGGGGGTGAACGACAGCGATTTCGACCCCGACAACCACCTGGTGGTGTCCAACGCCTCGTGTACCACAAATTGCTTCGTGCCCATGGTGAAGGTGCTCGACGATGCTTTCGGAGTGGAGCGGGGCCTGATGACCACCGTTCACGCCTACACCGGCGACCAAGCGCTGGTGGATGGTCCGCACTCCGATCTGCGCCGGGCCCGGGCCGCGGCGGCGAACATCGTGCCCACCTCCACTGGGGCCGCCCGGGCCACCGGTTTGGTGCTCCAGGCCATGAACGGCCTGCTGGACGGCATCGCGCTGCGGGTGCCGATTCCCAACGGTTCCCTCACCGATTTCACCGCTATGGTGCAGGGTGAGCCTTCGGCCGACGACGTCAACGCCGCTTTCTCCGCCGCAGCGGCCGACGGACCGCTGTCCGGGGTGCTGGACTACAGCGAAGCCCCATTGGTGTCGTCCGACATCGTTGGCTCGCCGGCCTCTTGCACGCTTGACTCCGGGTTGACCATGGCCTTGGGCAACCTGGTCAAAGTCTCCGGCTGGTATGACAACGAGTGGGGCTACTCCAACCGGCTGGTCGACTTGGTCTCTATCGTGGGCGCAGCGGGCGGCTGA
- a CDS encoding PIN domain-containing protein: MRQAISKGEVITLDPILLEVMAGARRDAVARTQRLLEAQQHEALSPKLDWLDAATIYRELRWRGITIRFQADALIAAVAIRINVPVLHHDRDYGHIAEHTPLQLVEV; the protein is encoded by the coding sequence ATGCGCCAGGCGATATCCAAAGGAGAGGTGATCACCCTTGATCCGATCCTGCTTGAGGTCATGGCCGGCGCCCGCCGAGATGCTGTCGCCCGAACCCAACGGCTGCTGGAGGCCCAGCAACATGAAGCGCTGTCCCCCAAGCTCGATTGGCTCGATGCGGCAACGATCTACCGGGAGCTCAGATGGAGGGGAATCACCATTCGCTTCCAAGCTGATGCGCTCATCGCGGCCGTCGCCATCCGCATCAACGTACCCGTGCTTCACCACGACCGCGACTACGGGCACATAGCCGAGCACACCCCCCTCCAACTCGTCGAAGTGTGA
- the tpiA gene encoding triose-phosphate isomerase: MAERKPLISGNWKMHMNHLEAIQLIQKLSYALDHADYASADVSIHPPFTNLRSAQTVLDADNIPIALGAQHCHWEETGAFTGEVSPAMLAKLAVSYVIAGHSERRQLFGETDENVNRRLKAILAAGMTPIMCCGETLEEREADQTEARITSQVDAGLAGLKRDQVGAMVIAYEPVWAIGTGHTATPADAQAGCALIRERVRVNFGADAAASVRVQYGGSVKPVNVAELMAQSDIDGALVGGASLEVDSFSRIVRFRLQ, from the coding sequence ATGGCTGAGCGCAAACCGCTGATCAGCGGCAACTGGAAGATGCACATGAACCATCTGGAGGCCATCCAGCTCATTCAGAAGCTGTCGTATGCCCTCGACCATGCCGACTACGCCTCCGCCGACGTCTCCATCCACCCGCCGTTCACCAACCTGCGCTCGGCTCAGACGGTACTCGACGCCGACAACATCCCCATCGCCCTCGGTGCCCAGCACTGTCACTGGGAGGAGACCGGGGCGTTCACCGGAGAGGTGTCGCCCGCCATGCTGGCCAAGCTGGCGGTGAGCTACGTAATCGCCGGCCACTCCGAGCGCCGCCAGCTCTTCGGCGAGACCGACGAGAATGTGAACCGGCGACTCAAGGCCATCCTGGCCGCGGGGATGACTCCGATCATGTGCTGCGGCGAAACCCTGGAGGAGCGGGAAGCCGACCAGACCGAGGCCCGGATCACCTCCCAGGTGGACGCCGGTTTGGCCGGGCTGAAACGAGACCAGGTGGGGGCCATGGTGATTGCCTACGAGCCGGTGTGGGCTATCGGCACCGGCCACACCGCCACCCCCGCCGACGCCCAAGCGGGCTGTGCTCTGATCCGAGAGCGGGTGCGGGTCAATTTCGGCGCCGACGCCGCCGCCAGCGTGCGGGTTCAATACGGTGGCTCGGTCAAGCCCGTCAACGTTGCCGAGCTCATGGCCCAATCCGACATCGACGGCGCCCTAGTGGGAGGGGCGTCGCTGGAAGTCGACAGCTTCTCTCGAATCGTTCGCTTCAGACTCCAATAG
- a CDS encoding M23 family metallopeptidase: protein MAVAAGLAPITTPPSDCASPLSNPDLLPNAPRAYRSGIHQGVDFQCFTLGRSAVAALDGRVVLAVGNYQDPDSDDRDELLGIAERLQATPPFTLLTLYGNYVVIDHGDFPFLGHVVTVYAHLHEVDPDIRVGQKIQAGQRVGEIGNRGTHAAANGDFYTDPHLHWEIYIDNLYLGAGLSTAETREVYTTLFSETPG from the coding sequence TTGGCGGTTGCAGCGGGTCTGGCACCCATCACGACTCCTCCCAGCGACTGCGCGTCCCCGCTCTCCAATCCCGATCTGTTGCCCAACGCCCCCCGGGCCTACCGATCCGGCATCCACCAGGGGGTGGACTTCCAGTGCTTCACGCTGGGGCGCTCTGCGGTGGCCGCCCTCGACGGGCGGGTGGTCCTAGCCGTAGGCAACTACCAAGACCCCGATTCCGACGACCGAGATGAGCTGCTCGGCATCGCGGAACGGCTGCAAGCCACTCCCCCCTTCACACTATTGACGCTCTACGGCAACTATGTGGTGATCGACCACGGCGACTTCCCATTCCTCGGCCATGTGGTGACGGTCTACGCCCATCTCCACGAAGTGGATCCCGATATCCGGGTCGGCCAGAAAATCCAAGCGGGACAGCGAGTGGGCGAGATCGGAAATCGCGGCACCCACGCGGCCGCCAACGGGGACTTCTACACCGACCCCCACCTTCACTGGGAGATCTACATCGACAACCTGTACCTGGGCGCGGGCCTGTCCACTGCGGAGACCCGCGAGGTGTACACAACCCTGTTCTCCGAGACTCCGGGATAG
- a CDS encoding AMP-binding protein produces MRIVDLLERDAALYSQRTAVAVSGGPSVTFEELRDRVRRLATGLEDAGVGRGDRVALMADNGLVFFDVYLAAAYLGAAAVPLNTQLTDPELDFILSNAEPSLTVATSQYALRVGAIGSAGPVIDCQSDAYAEMLASVPFTDLDRASEDDTALIIYTSGTTGRPKGACLTQRGLAFNGMTMALVQRFRPDDVYLSTTPLYHVASGTRVCSMLADGQTHVVLRSFSPESFFAAVAEHRVTISILVPAQIRRLLNHPGFEEADLSSLRLIVYGAAPTAGPLIRQAHERFGCGLYQAYGITEGISNIAGLLPEDHDLALATCPELLESCGRAVPGVRIELHDDSGDFVAPGEVGEIWVKSEKVMAGYWRDPDQTAEALVDGWLRTGDLGRFDDDGYLYIVGRSKDMFISGGVNIYPSEIEAVLYDHPAVAEVAVVGRPDPEWGERPVAFVELRPDESLDGLLDWCRQRLAKIKVPDEFIAVDSFPRTVTGKIRKVELREHLAAN; encoded by the coding sequence ATGCGGATTGTCGACTTGTTGGAGCGTGATGCGGCGCTCTATTCCCAGCGGACTGCGGTAGCGGTCAGCGGGGGGCCATCGGTCACGTTTGAGGAGTTGCGAGACCGGGTTCGCCGGTTGGCAACCGGGCTTGAAGATGCCGGGGTGGGCCGGGGCGACCGGGTGGCGCTCATGGCCGACAACGGGCTGGTGTTTTTTGACGTCTATCTGGCCGCGGCCTACCTGGGCGCGGCAGCCGTCCCGCTGAACACCCAGCTCACCGACCCTGAGCTGGACTTCATCCTGTCGAACGCCGAGCCTTCCCTCACCGTGGCCACCAGCCAATATGCCCTGCGGGTGGGGGCGATCGGCTCCGCGGGACCGGTCATCGACTGCCAAAGCGATGCCTATGCAGAGATGCTGGCGTCGGTGCCGTTCACCGATCTGGATCGCGCCTCCGAAGATGACACCGCGCTGATTATCTACACCAGCGGCACCACTGGTCGACCCAAAGGGGCATGCCTCACCCAGCGGGGGCTGGCGTTCAACGGGATGACCATGGCATTGGTGCAGCGGTTTCGACCCGACGACGTGTACTTGTCGACCACGCCGCTGTACCACGTTGCCAGCGGAACGCGGGTGTGCTCCATGTTGGCCGATGGCCAGACCCACGTGGTGTTGCGCTCCTTCTCGCCGGAGTCGTTCTTCGCCGCGGTCGCCGAGCACCGGGTGACCATCTCGATCCTGGTCCCCGCCCAGATTCGCCGCCTCCTCAACCATCCGGGCTTCGAGGAGGCCGACCTCTCCAGCCTTCGCCTCATCGTCTACGGCGCGGCGCCCACCGCAGGGCCACTCATTCGACAGGCCCATGAGCGCTTCGGGTGCGGCCTGTACCAGGCGTACGGCATCACCGAGGGCATATCCAATATCGCCGGGCTGCTGCCTGAGGACCACGACCTGGCCCTGGCCACATGCCCCGAGCTGTTGGAATCGTGTGGCCGGGCGGTACCTGGCGTCCGGATCGAACTCCATGACGACAGCGGCGACTTCGTTGCCCCCGGAGAGGTAGGCGAGATCTGGGTAAAGAGCGAGAAGGTGATGGCCGGCTACTGGCGCGACCCCGACCAAACCGCCGAAGCCCTGGTCGACGGATGGCTGCGCACCGGTGACCTGGGCCGATTCGACGACGACGGCTACCTCTACATCGTGGGCCGGTCCAAGGACATGTTCATCAGCGGCGGGGTAAACATCTATCCCAGCGAGATCGAGGCGGTGCTCTATGACCACCCGGCCGTGGCCGAGGTGGCGGTGGTGGGGCGCCCCGACCCCGAATGGGGCGAGCGCCCGGTGGCGTTTGTCGAACTCCGACCAGATGAATCGCTCGACGGTCTCCTCGATTGGTGCCGCCAACGCCTGGCCAAGATCAAGGTCCCCGACGAGTTCATCGCCGTCGACAGCTTCCCCCGCACCGTCACCGGCAAGATCCGCAAAGTCGAGCTACGAGAGCACCTCGCCGCAAACTGA
- a CDS encoding NAD(P)/FAD-dependent oxidoreductase — protein sequence MDSDFMRRAVELADLDAVRMALFQHTDDPEIAALPRMLELDDDQRELLVAKTVAWLEENAGPGMPEEPPQPRLRQLMNLATKEDMGDLEFESRRELMAFKPFPWTVDWTNGKPEIPEGFRVAIIGSGFSGLAAGIQMELLGLPYVILERRSEPGGTWSRHHYPDIRVDTISITYEFAFEKNYPWPEYFGKGQYVREYLLHISRKYGMYDNTRFDHDLKRATFDEERDVWVLEADTPNGIETIEANVVINAVGAFANQRTPNFEGLEDFPGRVIHPSQWPEDYDYSGDRIAVIGNGSTGVQLLSPIAEEAEQVYVFQRSKQWISPRPKYGQPIEPEVRWLLDNFPGYWNWWRYMAIAALFKTHDQLIPDEEWQAAGGYWNEVNDQLRSFLTNYIHEQTDNDPDLVDRLIPDYAPFSRRPVVDNGWYRALTRDNVELITDPIARFTPEGIETADGTLHEVDAVITAIGFDIVQFLYPADYIGRDGLNVHDFWSKDGPRAYISMMVPKFPNMFMLYGPNSQPLSGGTGLPIWYQVWSGYAGQCIVRMLEEGKSSVEVSMDAFERYNEALDKEASKLLLMHEMGSPGNNYYVNSTHNRLQMSSPWYGPEYHRLCTEVEWDDIEIT from the coding sequence ATGGATTCGGACTTCATGCGCAGGGCAGTGGAATTGGCCGACTTGGACGCGGTGCGAATGGCGCTGTTCCAGCACACCGACGATCCCGAGATTGCGGCACTGCCGAGAATGCTGGAACTCGACGATGACCAGCGCGAGCTTCTGGTTGCCAAGACGGTGGCCTGGCTGGAGGAGAACGCCGGACCAGGGATGCCCGAGGAACCGCCGCAACCCCGCCTGCGCCAGCTGATGAACCTGGCCACCAAAGAGGACATGGGCGACCTGGAATTCGAATCGCGGCGCGAGCTGATGGCCTTCAAACCCTTCCCCTGGACAGTCGACTGGACCAACGGCAAGCCTGAGATTCCCGAGGGCTTCCGAGTGGCGATCATCGGCAGCGGATTCAGCGGACTGGCTGCGGGCATCCAGATGGAGCTGCTGGGACTCCCGTATGTGATCCTGGAGCGCCGATCTGAGCCGGGCGGCACCTGGAGCCGACACCACTATCCCGACATCCGGGTGGACACCATCTCGATCACCTATGAGTTCGCCTTCGAGAAGAACTACCCGTGGCCCGAGTACTTCGGGAAGGGCCAGTACGTGCGGGAATACCTGCTCCACATCTCGCGCAAATACGGCATGTACGACAACACCCGTTTCGACCACGACCTGAAGCGGGCCACCTTCGACGAGGAACGCGACGTGTGGGTGCTCGAAGCCGACACCCCAAACGGCATCGAGACCATCGAGGCCAACGTGGTGATCAACGCGGTCGGCGCCTTCGCCAATCAGAGGACCCCCAATTTCGAAGGCTTGGAGGACTTCCCCGGCCGAGTCATTCACCCGTCCCAATGGCCAGAGGACTACGACTACAGCGGCGACCGGATCGCCGTCATCGGCAACGGATCGACCGGAGTGCAGCTCCTCTCCCCCATCGCCGAAGAGGCCGAGCAGGTGTACGTCTTCCAACGCTCCAAGCAGTGGATCAGCCCTCGGCCCAAGTACGGACAGCCCATTGAGCCCGAAGTGCGCTGGCTGCTCGACAACTTCCCCGGCTACTGGAATTGGTGGCGCTATATGGCCATCGCGGCGCTGTTCAAGACCCACGACCAACTGATTCCTGACGAGGAGTGGCAGGCCGCCGGCGGCTATTGGAACGAGGTGAACGACCAGCTGCGCTCGTTCCTCACCAACTACATCCACGAGCAGACCGACAACGACCCGGACCTCGTGGATCGGCTGATACCCGACTATGCCCCCTTCTCCCGGCGCCCCGTGGTGGACAACGGCTGGTACCGGGCCCTAACCCGCGACAATGTCGAGCTGATCACCGATCCGATCGCCCGGTTCACCCCCGAGGGCATCGAGACCGCCGATGGAACTCTTCACGAGGTGGATGCCGTCATCACCGCCATCGGCTTCGACATCGTCCAGTTCTTGTACCCAGCCGACTACATAGGCCGAGACGGCCTCAACGTGCACGACTTCTGGTCGAAAGACGGCCCCCGGGCCTATATCAGCATGATGGTGCCGAAGTTCCCCAACATGTTCATGCTGTACGGCCCCAACTCCCAGCCCCTGTCGGGCGGTACAGGCCTTCCCATCTGGTATCAGGTGTGGTCGGGCTACGCGGGCCAGTGCATCGTGCGGATGCTCGAAGAGGGCAAGTCCAGCGTCGAGGTCTCGATGGACGCCTTTGAGCGCTACAACGAGGCGCTGGACAAGGAAGCCTCCAAGCTCCTGCTCATGCACGAGATGGGGTCTCCGGGCAACAACTACTACGTCAACTCCACCCACAATCGACTTCAGATGAGCTCCCCCTGGTACGGCCCCGAGTACCACCGCCTCTGTACCGAAGTCGAGTGGGACGACATCGAGATCACCTGA
- a CDS encoding type II toxin-antitoxin system VapB family antitoxin, translating to MSRTNIDIDDELIERAMQTFGLRTKRQAVHLALERLLGGGPMTIEEQLEMEGVGWDGDLDTMRANRFADWDNGADS from the coding sequence ATGAGTCGCACCAACATCGACATCGACGATGAGCTCATTGAGCGCGCCATGCAGACTTTTGGGCTCCGCACCAAGCGACAGGCGGTACATCTCGCCTTGGAGCGCCTCTTGGGTGGAGGTCCGATGACCATTGAAGAGCAACTGGAAATGGAAGGTGTCGGCTGGGACGGCGACCTAGACACCATGAGGGCGAACCGGTTTGCCGATTGGGACAACGGTGCTGATAGCTGA
- the secG gene encoding preprotein translocase subunit SecG: MTIALVVIDVVSALGLLLLVLLHSGRGGGLSDMFGGGFGTQAAGSTVIEKNLDRLTIVAALIFSFSTLALALLLDSS, from the coding sequence GTGACCATCGCGCTTGTGGTTATCGACGTGGTTTCGGCCTTGGGGCTTTTGCTTCTGGTGCTGCTGCATAGCGGCCGGGGCGGTGGCCTTTCCGACATGTTCGGCGGAGGCTTCGGGACGCAGGCCGCTGGGTCGACTGTCATTGAGAAGAACCTCGACCGGCTCACCATCGTGGCCGCGTTGATCTTCTCCTTCTCCACTCTGGCGCTGGCCCTGCTGCTGGACTCCAGCTAG
- a CDS encoding phosphoglycerate kinase — protein MPTLETLSEALGGLDGRRILLRADFNVPLDSDGAIADDFRIKAALSTIRWLTGQGAAVVACSHLGRPDGKPDPRYSMAPVQIRLGKLASGVELLENLRFDPGETGNDDRLVQQLVDGCHGYVNDAFGASHRAHASIVGPPGYLPSAAGRLLAKEAEVLLGLRSKPKRPFVAVLGGAKVSDKLGVIDALLETADEVVIGGGMCFTFLAALGHSVGDSLLQADQIEACGRLLQSGAPIRLPSDITALAPGEHVVQAGVDLRPDWRGLDIGPGTAAEFSDLIAEAGTVLWNGPMGLFEDPRFAAGTKVVAQALADSRAFTVVGGGDSAAAVRQFGLDQEMDHVSTGGGASLELIEQGDLPGLRALRESVGTREEDSNG, from the coding sequence CTGCCCACCCTTGAGACGCTGAGCGAGGCCCTTGGTGGGCTGGACGGCCGCCGGATCCTGCTGCGGGCCGACTTCAACGTTCCGCTTGACTCCGATGGCGCCATTGCCGACGACTTTCGCATCAAGGCTGCCCTGTCCACCATCCGTTGGTTGACCGGTCAGGGGGCCGCGGTTGTGGCGTGCAGCCACTTGGGCCGCCCCGACGGCAAGCCCGATCCCCGATACTCGATGGCGCCGGTTCAGATCCGACTGGGCAAGTTGGCCTCTGGCGTGGAGTTGCTGGAGAACCTGCGCTTTGACCCCGGAGAGACCGGCAACGACGACCGACTGGTCCAGCAGTTGGTCGACGGCTGCCACGGCTATGTGAACGACGCCTTCGGAGCGTCGCACCGAGCTCATGCCTCCATCGTGGGACCGCCTGGTTATCTGCCCAGCGCCGCTGGGCGCCTGCTGGCCAAAGAGGCCGAAGTGCTGCTCGGCCTACGGTCCAAGCCCAAGCGGCCGTTCGTCGCCGTGCTGGGCGGGGCCAAGGTCAGCGACAAGCTGGGGGTGATCGACGCCCTGCTGGAGACCGCCGACGAGGTGGTGATCGGCGGGGGAATGTGCTTCACCTTCCTGGCCGCCCTGGGCCACAGCGTGGGCGACTCACTGCTCCAGGCCGACCAAATCGAAGCCTGCGGTCGGCTGCTGCAATCAGGGGCGCCCATCCGGCTCCCTTCCGACATCACTGCGCTGGCGCCGGGGGAACATGTGGTGCAGGCCGGTGTAGATCTGCGACCCGACTGGCGGGGTCTAGATATCGGGCCCGGTACCGCTGCTGAGTTCAGCGATCTCATCGCCGAGGCCGGCACCGTGTTGTGGAATGGCCCTATGGGGCTGTTCGAAGATCCGAGGTTCGCAGCCGGAACCAAAGTTGTGGCCCAAGCACTGGCCGATAGCCGAGCATTCACCGTTGTGGGCGGGGGCGACAGCGCGGCGGCGGTGCGCCAGTTCGGCCTCGACCAGGAGATGGATCACGTTTCTACCGGCGGCGGCGCGTCGTTGGAGTTGATCGAACAGGGCGATTTGCCCGGCTTGAGGGCCCTCAGGGAATCCGTTGGCACTCGTGAGGAGGACAGCAATGGCTGA